Proteins from one Cicer arietinum cultivar CDC Frontier isolate Library 1 chromosome 3, Cicar.CDCFrontier_v2.0, whole genome shotgun sequence genomic window:
- the LOC101501256 gene encoding probable 2-isopropylmalate synthase isoform X1 — MATKLPSESHQATKCHSLYIPNQILNPTYLRILDTTLRDGEQSPGAAMSCKEKLDIARQLAKLRVDVIESGFPSAGNDDFMAVKMIAQEVGNNVDDDGYVPVIGGMCRCSEKDIAITWEAVKYAKRPRICTFLATSPIHMEYKLRKTKDEVLVMARDMVKFARSLGCCDVQFGAEDAARSDKEFLYQILGEVIKAGATTVVIPDTVGIAMPFEFGNLIADLKKNTPGIENVILATHCHNDLGLATANTIEGARAGARQLEVTINGIGERAGNASLEEVVMIVACRGNDILGGLHTGINTRQILNISKMVEKYSGLHLQPHKALVGVNAFLHESGIHQDGMLKHRGTYEIISPEDIGLERSTLASLVLGKLSGRQALRKRLEELGYVLKDDEVEAMFWKFKALAGKKKRVTNEDLKVLVSNKGQIHGIVYEIGDV; from the exons ATGGCAACTAAACTACCTTCTGAATCTCACCAAGCAACAAAATGTCACTCTCTATACATTCCAAACCAAATTCTAAACCCAACCTATCTTAGAATATTGGATACCACCCTCCGCGACGGCGAACAATCACCTGGCGCAGCGATGTCTTGCAAGGAGAAGCTCGACATCGCTCGCCAGCTGGCAAAGCTACGTGTCGATGTCATTGAGTCAGGGTTTCCATCTGCTGGAAATGATGACTTCATGGCAGTCAAAATGATAGCTCAAGAGGTTGGCAATAATGTTGATGATGATGGGTATGTTCCTGTTATAGGTGGTATGTGTAGGTGCAGTGAGAAGGACATTGCCATTACTTGGGAAGCTGTTAAATATGCAAAAAGGCCAAGGATATGTACTTTTTTAGCAACTAGTCCAATTCATATGGAGTACAAATTGAGAAAGACGAAAGATGAAGTACTTGTCATGGCTCGTGATATGGTGAAATTTGCTCGGAGTTTAGGTTGTTGTGATGTCCAATTTGGTGCTGAAGATGCTGCCAG ATCGGACAAGGAATTCCTTTATCAAATTCTTGGAGAAGTTATCAAAGCTGGGGCAACAACTGTGGTGATACCTGACACTGTGGGCATAGCAATGCCATTTGAATTTGGAAATCTCATTGctgatttaaaaaagaatacCCCTGGAATTGAAAATGTTATCCTTGCAACCCATTGCCATAATGACCTTGGACTTGCTACAGCTAACACCATAGAG GGTGCTCGTGCAGGTGCTAGACAGTTAGAAGTTACGATTAATGGGATTGGTGAAAGGGCTGGTAATGCCTCATTAGAAGAG GTTGTGATGATCGTGGCATGCAGGGGCAATGATATCTTAGGTGGTCTACATACAGGAATTAATACAAGACAAATACTAAACATAAGCAAAATG GTCGAAAAGTACTCCGGTTTGCATTTACAGCCTCACAAAGCTCTTGTTGGTGTTAATGCTTTTCTTCATGAGAGTGGCATTCATCAG GATGGCATGTTAAAACATAGAGGCACATATGAAATAATATCTCCTGAAGATATTGGTCTTGAAAGATCTACTCTGGCTAGTCTTGTACTAGGGAAGCTTAG CGGACGCCAAGCATTGAGAAAGAGACTTGAAGAG CTTGGTTATGTATTAAAGGACGATGAAGTTGAGGCTATGTTTTGGAAATTCAAAGCATTGGCTGGGAAGAAAAAG AGAGTAACCAATGAAGATCTCAAGGTATTGGTGTCAAATAAGGGGCAGATACATGGAATTGTCTATGAGATTGGCGATGTATAG
- the LOC101501256 gene encoding probable 2-isopropylmalate synthase isoform X2 — translation MATKLPSESHQATKCHSLYIPNQILNPTYLRILDTTLRDGEQSPGAAMSCKEKLDIARQLAKLRVDVIESGFPSAGNDDFMAVKMIAQEVGNNVDDDGYVPVIGGMCRCSEKDIAITWEAVKYAKRPRICTFLATSPIHMEYKLRKTKDEVLVMARDMVKFARSLGCCDVQFGAEDAARSDKEFLYQILGEVIKAGATTVVIPDTVGIAMPFEFGNLIADLKKNTPGIENVILATHCHNDLGLATANTIEGARAGARQLEVTINGIGERAGNASLEEVVMIVACRGNDILGGLHTGINTRQILNISKMDGMLKHRGTYEIISPEDIGLERSTLASLVLGKLSGRQALRKRLEELGYVLKDDEVEAMFWKFKALAGKKKRVTNEDLKVLVSNKGQIHGIVYEIGDV, via the exons ATGGCAACTAAACTACCTTCTGAATCTCACCAAGCAACAAAATGTCACTCTCTATACATTCCAAACCAAATTCTAAACCCAACCTATCTTAGAATATTGGATACCACCCTCCGCGACGGCGAACAATCACCTGGCGCAGCGATGTCTTGCAAGGAGAAGCTCGACATCGCTCGCCAGCTGGCAAAGCTACGTGTCGATGTCATTGAGTCAGGGTTTCCATCTGCTGGAAATGATGACTTCATGGCAGTCAAAATGATAGCTCAAGAGGTTGGCAATAATGTTGATGATGATGGGTATGTTCCTGTTATAGGTGGTATGTGTAGGTGCAGTGAGAAGGACATTGCCATTACTTGGGAAGCTGTTAAATATGCAAAAAGGCCAAGGATATGTACTTTTTTAGCAACTAGTCCAATTCATATGGAGTACAAATTGAGAAAGACGAAAGATGAAGTACTTGTCATGGCTCGTGATATGGTGAAATTTGCTCGGAGTTTAGGTTGTTGTGATGTCCAATTTGGTGCTGAAGATGCTGCCAG ATCGGACAAGGAATTCCTTTATCAAATTCTTGGAGAAGTTATCAAAGCTGGGGCAACAACTGTGGTGATACCTGACACTGTGGGCATAGCAATGCCATTTGAATTTGGAAATCTCATTGctgatttaaaaaagaatacCCCTGGAATTGAAAATGTTATCCTTGCAACCCATTGCCATAATGACCTTGGACTTGCTACAGCTAACACCATAGAG GGTGCTCGTGCAGGTGCTAGACAGTTAGAAGTTACGATTAATGGGATTGGTGAAAGGGCTGGTAATGCCTCATTAGAAGAG GTTGTGATGATCGTGGCATGCAGGGGCAATGATATCTTAGGTGGTCTACATACAGGAATTAATACAAGACAAATACTAAACATAAGCAAAATG GATGGCATGTTAAAACATAGAGGCACATATGAAATAATATCTCCTGAAGATATTGGTCTTGAAAGATCTACTCTGGCTAGTCTTGTACTAGGGAAGCTTAG CGGACGCCAAGCATTGAGAAAGAGACTTGAAGAG CTTGGTTATGTATTAAAGGACGATGAAGTTGAGGCTATGTTTTGGAAATTCAAAGCATTGGCTGGGAAGAAAAAG AGAGTAACCAATGAAGATCTCAAGGTATTGGTGTCAAATAAGGGGCAGATACATGGAATTGTCTATGAGATTGGCGATGTATAG